One genomic region from Bacteroidota bacterium encodes:
- a CDS encoding 3'-5' exonuclease: MAKLNLTRPLAFFDIETTGLNIASDRIVEISILKIYPPEGNKKESKTILINPTIPIPKEVTKIHGISDVDVADAPTFSECGKELSDFLHDCDLAGYNCNYFDIPLLMEEFLRAGIDFDVKDRKFVDVQGIFHKKEERTLTAAYKFYCGKSLEKAHSAEADITATAEILEAQLERYPDLQNDVAYLHGFTSRSRKVDFAGRFIYNEKNIIVFNFGKHTGKSAEEVFTKEPSYYSWMMNGEFSLHTKKVITEIFEKRNNTKNTKANTQ, encoded by the coding sequence ATGGCAAAACTAAATCTCACCCGCCCGCTCGCCTTCTTCGACATTGAAACAACCGGATTGAACATTGCATCCGACCGCATTGTAGAAATTTCCATTCTGAAAATTTATCCTCCCGAAGGAAATAAAAAAGAAAGCAAAACAATTCTCATCAACCCAACGATTCCTATTCCGAAAGAAGTTACAAAAATTCACGGCATCAGCGATGTGGATGTTGCAGACGCACCAACATTTTCTGAATGCGGAAAAGAACTGTCAGATTTTCTTCACGATTGTGATTTGGCAGGATACAACTGCAACTATTTTGACATTCCATTATTGATGGAAGAATTTCTCCGCGCAGGAATTGATTTTGATGTGAAGGACAGAAAGTTTGTGGATGTGCAGGGAATTTTTCACAAGAAAGAAGAGCGCACGCTCACTGCCGCTTATAAATTTTACTGCGGAAAATCATTAGAGAAAGCGCACAGCGCGGAAGCAGACATTACTGCCACTGCGGAAATCCTTGAAGCGCAACTGGAAAGATATCCTGACTTACAAAATGATGTTGCATACCTTCACGGTTTTACTTCACGTTCGCGTAAAGTTGATTTTGCAGGAAGATTTATTTACAATGAAAAAAATATAATCGTTTTTAATTTTGGAAAGCATACGGGAAAATCCGCTGAAGAAGTTTTTACAAAAGAGCCGTCCTATTATTCCTGGATGATGAACGGAGAGTTTTCGCTGCACACGAAGAAAGTAATTACTGAAATCTTCGAAAAACGAAACAATACGAAAAATACGAAAGCCAATACTCAATAA
- a CDS encoding UDP-glucose/GDP-mannose dehydrogenase family protein: MNIAVIGTGYVGLVTGTCFAETGNKVICVDIDKEKVKRMQNGIIPIYEPHLEGIFQRNVKSNRLSFTTNLKEAIEKSLVIFLALPTPADENGSADLTHVLDVAHQLGKIIKEYKVVINKSTVPVGTAELVRKVIAKNCKVEFDVVSNPEFLREGFAVDDFMKPDRVVVGTSSGRAKKVMEDLYKPFVRQGNPILFMDEKSSELTKYAANSFLATKISFMNEIANICEKVGADVDKVRIGIGADDRIGKRFLFAGIGYGGSCFPKDVQALEKSSEENKYDFKILKAVIEVNKRQREMFLKKINTHFKYKMQGKKIAVWGLAFKPDTDDIREAPALYLIENFLKEGAKVSAYDPEAMNNVKKNYDGKIHFGKDHYEILKDADALVICTEWSVFRTPDFDEMKKLMKGKIIFDGRNLYSKEQMKELGFDYSSIGR; the protein is encoded by the coding sequence ATGAACATCGCAGTCATCGGCACCGGATACGTTGGTCTTGTTACAGGCACTTGCTTTGCCGAAACCGGCAATAAGGTGATTTGCGTTGACATTGACAAGGAAAAAGTGAAACGCATGCAGAATGGAATCATTCCCATTTACGAACCGCATCTCGAAGGAATTTTTCAGCGCAATGTAAAATCAAACCGCCTTTCTTTCACAACAAATCTGAAAGAAGCAATTGAAAAATCTCTTGTGATTTTTTTAGCACTTCCTACGCCTGCGGACGAAAATGGTTCTGCGGATTTAACGCATGTGTTGGATGTCGCTCATCAACTCGGAAAAATCATTAAAGAATATAAAGTTGTAATAAATAAAAGCACCGTTCCTGTCGGCACCGCTGAACTTGTGCGAAAAGTAATTGCAAAAAATTGTAAAGTTGAATTTGATGTAGTGAGCAATCCTGAATTTCTGCGCGAAGGTTTTGCCGTGGATGATTTCATGAAGCCGGACAGAGTGGTGGTGGGAACTTCTTCCGGGCGGGCAAAAAAAGTAATGGAAGATTTATACAAACCGTTCGTACGCCAGGGAAATCCGATTCTTTTCATGGATGAAAAATCTTCGGAACTTACAAAATATGCCGCTAACTCTTTTCTCGCCACAAAAATTTCCTTCATGAATGAAATTGCAAACATCTGCGAAAAAGTTGGAGCCGATGTGGATAAAGTAAGAATAGGAATTGGCGCAGATGACCGCATCGGGAAAAGATTTTTATTCGCAGGAATCGGCTATGGCGGAAGTTGTTTCCCTAAAGATGTGCAGGCGCTCGAAAAATCTTCTGAAGAAAATAAATATGATTTCAAAATCCTGAAAGCGGTAATTGAAGTGAACAAACGCCAGCGCGAAATGTTTCTGAAAAAAATAAATACGCATTTCAAGTATAAGATGCAAGGAAAAAAGATTGCGGTATGGGGATTGGCATTCAAGCCCGACACCGATGACATCCGTGAAGCGCCCGCCCTTTATCTCATCGAAAACTTTTTGAAAGAAGGTGCAAAAGTTTCCGCGTATGACCCTGAGGCGATGAACAATGTGAAAAAAAATTATGATGGAAAGATTCATTTCGGAAAAGACCATTATGAAATTCTGAAAGATGCCGATGCGCTGGTGATTTGCACCGAGTGGAGTGTTTTCCGTACGCCCGATTTTGATGAGATGAAAAAACTGATGAAAGGAAAAATAATCTTTGACGGAAGAAATCTTTACAGCAAAGAACAAATGAAAGAACTCGGATTTGATTATTCAAGCATTGGAAGATAA
- a CDS encoding four helix bundle protein, translated as MIEKRKNINRGYRKLHVWQNAVEIYSLVVKIFLKFPYEQKRIASNAIDAAQSISRNISEGYCRRSIKEYLNSLNFSLGSCGELYTCYYSCFKAEQITEKEFEELDALHYKVENQLIKLIESLQKKKIDNDWDDSFVPSNLPTFQPSNLPSEI; from the coding sequence ATGATTGAAAAAAGAAAAAATATAAATCGGGGATATAGAAAACTTCATGTTTGGCAGAATGCTGTAGAGATTTATTCCCTTGTTGTAAAAATATTCTTAAAGTTTCCTTACGAACAAAAAAGAATTGCTTCGAATGCTATTGATGCCGCTCAAAGCATATCAAGAAATATTTCTGAAGGATATTGCCGAAGAAGTATTAAAGAATATTTAAATAGTTTAAATTTTTCTCTCGGTTCATGCGGAGAATTATATACTTGCTATTATTCTTGTTTTAAGGCGGAACAGATTACTGAAAAAGAATTTGAGGAATTAGATGCGCTGCATTACAAAGTAGAAAATCAGTTAATCAAACTTATAGAATCCTTGCAGAAAAAGAAAATAGATAATGATTGGGATGATAGTTTTGTTCCTTCCAACCTTCCAACCTTCCAACCTTCCAACCTTCCATCAGAAATATGA
- a CDS encoding DegT/DnrJ/EryC1/StrS family aminotransferase codes for MVDLVSQYEKIKTEMDAAISEVIHSSRFINGQAVKTFQAELEKYLGVKHVIPCANGTDALQIAMMALGLQRGDEVITANFTFAATVEVIAFLGLVPVLVDVDAGTFNINAKEIEKAITPKTKAIIPVHLFGQCADMEKIISIAKKNNLYVIEDSAQAIGADYIFSDGKKKKAGTIAHIGTTSFFPSKNLGAYGDAGALFTNDDELAKKCRMICNHGMSTQYYYEMLGVNSRLDSIQAAILNVKLKYLDNYATARNKVADYYDKAFANHPKIKTPARIKNSTHVFHQYTLTLNGIDRDKLKAHLASKEIPAMIYYPVALHSQPAYRNKINEGKKYPVTEKLCASVISLPMHTELDDDTLKYISDSVLEFCK; via the coding sequence ATGGTTGACCTTGTCAGCCAGTATGAAAAAATAAAAACGGAGATGGATGCTGCCATCAGTGAAGTGATTCATTCATCGCGTTTCATCAACGGGCAAGCGGTAAAAACATTTCAAGCGGAGTTAGAAAAATATCTGGGAGTAAAACACGTAATCCCCTGCGCAAACGGAACCGATGCTTTGCAGATTGCAATGATGGCGCTCGGATTGCAGCGCGGAGACGAAGTCATCACTGCCAATTTTACTTTTGCCGCCACCGTGGAAGTCATTGCTTTTCTCGGATTAGTTCCGGTGCTCGTGGATGTGGATGCCGGCACATTTAATATTAATGCAAAAGAAATTGAAAAAGCAATCACTCCGAAAACAAAAGCAATTATTCCCGTTCATCTCTTCGGGCAGTGTGCCGATATGGAAAAAATTATTTCCATCGCGAAAAAAAATAATCTCTATGTGATTGAAGATTCCGCGCAGGCAATTGGCGCTGATTATATTTTTTCTGACGGAAAGAAAAAGAAAGCGGGAACAATTGCTCACATCGGAACAACTTCTTTTTTCCCTTCAAAAAATTTAGGCGCATACGGAGATGCCGGAGCGCTTTTCACCAACGATGACGAACTCGCAAAAAAATGCCGAATGATTTGCAATCACGGAATGAGCACGCAGTATTATTATGAAATGCTTGGCGTGAACTCCCGCCTTGATTCTATTCAGGCGGCAATCTTAAACGTGAAATTAAAATATCTCGATAACTATGCTACGGCAAGAAATAAAGTTGCCGACTATTATGATAAAGCATTTGCCAATCATCCGAAGATTAAAACTCCCGCGCGCATAAAAAATTCCACGCATGTTTTTCATCAATACACATTGACGTTAAATGGAATTGACAGGGATAAATTAAAAGCACATCTTGCATCGAAAGAAATTCCCGCTATGATTTATTATCCGGTGGCGCTTCACTCGCAGCCCGCCTATCGGAATAAAATTAACGAAGGGAAAAAATATCCGGTCACAGAAAAACTCTGCGCCTCTGTAATTTCTCTTCCCATGCACACGGAACTGGATGACGATACGCTGAAATACATTTCGGATTCCGTTCTGGAATTTTGTAAATGA
- a CDS encoding 3-deoxy-D-manno-octulosonic acid transferase, which yields MILFYQIGILFFYLGVVIASLFNRKAKLFVAGRKNIFKTIADCLVSIPSGQLPTADWIWFHCSSLGEFEQARPLIEKYKVQSTKYKVVITFFSPSGYEIRKNYDGADLICYLPLDTKANAKKFISLLNPSQVFFVKYDFWFNFLNELHDRKIPTYLVSANFREEQFKGIYGNYLRRVLKFFTRIFVQNETSQKILSANGIPEAMVAGDLRFDRVAQTVSNPKKIPIVETFASSPNPSPAGEGSMSRCKVMVCGSTWSKDEGIISNFKLQTSNFKLIIAPHEISESHIQSIIQLFNHSTILLFSEISKEPVSSAMEKLKAANILLIDNIGMLSSLYQYADVAYIGGGFGAGIHNILEAVAFGVPVIFGPKHDKFPEAKELTEQGGGFSITDEKELERAMTLLLSDEKILKMASMVCKNFVMQRRGAAEKIADAVG from the coding sequence ATGATTTTGTTTTATCAAATAGGAATTCTTTTTTTTTATCTCGGAGTTGTTATTGCTTCTTTGTTTAACCGCAAAGCAAAATTATTTGTTGCAGGAAGAAAAAATATTTTTAAGACGATTGCCGACTGCTTGGTCTCAATCCCTTCGGGACAACTGCCGACTGCCGACTGGATTTGGTTTCACTGCTCTTCGCTCGGAGAATTTGAACAGGCGCGGCCGCTGATAGAAAAGTACAAAGTACAAAGTACAAAGTACAAAGTAGTAATCACATTCTTTTCTCCTTCCGGCTATGAGATTAGAAAAAATTATGATGGCGCGGATTTGATTTGCTACTTGCCGCTGGATACAAAAGCAAATGCAAAAAAATTTATTTCGCTGCTGAATCCTTCGCAGGTTTTTTTTGTGAAGTATGATTTCTGGTTTAATTTCCTGAATGAACTGCACGATAGAAAAATTCCAACCTATCTTGTTTCGGCAAATTTCCGTGAAGAACAGTTCAAGGGCATTTACGGAAATTATCTGCGAAGAGTTTTAAAATTCTTCACACGGATTTTTGTGCAGAATGAAACCTCTCAGAAAATTTTATCAGCAAATGGAATACCGGAAGCAATGGTGGCGGGTGATTTGCGTTTCGACCGCGTTGCACAAACGGTTTCCAATCCGAAAAAAATTCCCATTGTTGAAACATTTGCCTCATCCCCTAACCCTTCTCCCGCAGGAGAAGGGAGTATGAGCAGGTGCAAAGTCATGGTATGCGGAAGCACGTGGAGTAAAGACGAGGGGATTATTTCAAACTTCAAACTTCAAACTTCAAACTTCAAACTTATTATTGCCCCGCACGAAATTTCAGAATCACACATTCAATCAATCATTCAACTATTTAACCATTCAACCATTTTACTTTTTTCCGAAATCAGCAAGGAACCCGTTTCTTCTGCAATGGAAAAATTAAAAGCGGCAAATATCCTCCTCATTGACAATATCGGAATGCTCTCTTCGCTTTATCAGTATGCCGATGTGGCGTACATAGGCGGAGGGTTTGGCGCGGGCATCCATAACATTCTCGAAGCCGTTGCATTCGGAGTGCCGGTGATTTTCGGTCCCAAGCATGATAAATTTCCTGAAGCAAAGGAATTAACAGAGCAGGGCGGAGGTTTTTCAATTACGGATGAAAAAGAATTGGAACGCGCCATGACGCTGCTTCTCTCCGATGAAAAAATTCTGAAGATGGCTTCGATGGTTTGCAAAAACTTTGTGATGCAGCGAAGGGGAGCGGCAGAAAAAATAGCAGATGCAGTTGGTTGA